The proteins below are encoded in one region of Methylobacillus flagellatus KT:
- a CDS encoding bifunctional hydroxymethylpyrimidine kinase/phosphomethylpyrimidine kinase has translation METINLMPPSVLTFAATDPSSGAGLQADLLALASIGCHPLSVVTAITVQDTVGVENIVALDAELINEQARTILEDMQISAFKLGMLGSVENIAVIAEIVADYPDVPLLIDPILSSGRGDELANEAMQEAMIDLLFPQATLITPNSLEARRLAFTGDFSDENEHASMEDVADRLLSLGPEYVLITGTHERSPQVVNNLYGSQKLLRSYPCERLPGSYHGSGCTLASAIAACLAHGLGMEEAIAEAQEYTWHSLRHAFRPGMGQYIPDRLFWAREDSESDDAA, from the coding sequence ATGGAAACAATCAACCTCATGCCTCCCAGCGTACTTACCTTTGCCGCGACCGACCCCAGCAGCGGCGCAGGCCTGCAGGCAGATCTCCTGGCACTGGCCAGCATCGGCTGCCACCCACTGTCTGTCGTCACCGCCATCACCGTACAGGATACGGTGGGCGTGGAAAACATTGTCGCCCTGGATGCGGAGCTCATCAACGAACAGGCGCGCACCATCCTCGAGGATATGCAGATTTCGGCCTTCAAGCTCGGCATGCTGGGCAGTGTGGAAAACATTGCCGTGATTGCCGAAATCGTCGCCGACTATCCCGATGTGCCATTGCTGATAGACCCCATCCTGTCTTCCGGCCGCGGCGACGAGCTGGCCAATGAAGCCATGCAGGAAGCGATGATAGATTTGCTGTTCCCGCAAGCGACGCTGATCACACCCAACAGCCTGGAAGCCAGGCGGCTGGCATTTACCGGCGACTTCAGCGATGAAAACGAGCATGCCTCCATGGAGGATGTTGCTGACCGCCTGCTGTCGCTCGGACCCGAATATGTCTTGATCACCGGTACGCATGAGCGCTCGCCGCAAGTCGTCAACAACCTTTATGGTTCGCAAAAACTGCTGCGTTCCTATCCTTGTGAGCGCCTGCCGGGAAGCTACCACGGCTCTGGCTGCACACTGGCCTCCGCTATCGCCGCCTGCCTGGCCCACGGCCTGGGCATGGAGGAGGCCATCGCGGAAGCGCAGGAATATACCTGGCATTCACTACGCCATGCATTCCGGCCAGGCATGGGGCAATACATTCCTGACCGCTTGTTCTGGGCACGCGAAGATTCTGAGTCTGATGACGCGGCATAG